The sequence below is a genomic window from Nocardia fluminea.
GGTGACGTCGACGAACAGCGCCGAGACGATGCGCACGTCGCCGGTGAGGTCGCTGCTGCCCGACAGCGCGCGTTCGGCCACCGTGGACCCGACGTGCCTGCCGAAGACGTCCTCGGTGTGCATCTGCTCGCGCAGGGTGGCGGCGAGTTCGTTCACGGAGTGTTCGAGGCGGCCGATCTCGCTGGCGCTGCCGACGGGCACCCGCACATCGAGTTCGCCGCGGGTGATCCGGTCCAGTGCCCGGTACATCGTGCGCATCGGCGTGGCCACCGAGCGCGCGAGCAGTGCGGTGGCGAGGGCGCCCACACCCAGCGCGACGATCGAGAACAGCCAGGCCGCGCGCACCCGGTCCGATGCCGGCGTGGTCGTGTCACTGAGGACGACGATGATGATCAGCCCCGGCAGCGCACCGGATACGGCCCAGGTGACGAGCACTCGCACGAGCACGGTCGAGCTGGGATGCACGGTCGGCCCGAGCACGGCGGCGATGATCGGCACGGCAGGCCGGATCAGGCGGTCCAGGATCAGGTAGATCGCACCCGCCGCCTCCAGCCCGCCGAGGGCGAATCCGGCCAGCAGCACGGCGATGTTGTGATAGTCGGTGAACCGGTCGACCAGCCACACGGTCAACACGACGCCCGGTGTCCACAGGATGATCGCGCGCACGGTGATCGCGGCGGGCAGCCGGATCAGGACTCGTGCTTCCTCCGGCGTCGGTTTGCGGTTGTCGTCGAGCCAGCGCATATATCGGCGCCGGTCGTAGAGCGCGATCCCGATGCCGAGGGTGAAGGCGAGTACCGGGTAGATCAGGATCAGGACCGCCGCGTCACTCCAGTCGTCGCCGATCCGGGTGAACACGCCACCCGCCCAGCTGACCAGGAAGATGGCCGCGACCCCGATCATATTGGCGGTGATGACCACCAGGGCGAGTCCCCAGTAGGACCGCAGCGCCCACCGGACCAGCCGGTTCACCGCGCACGTCCGAGCCCGGCGCCCGAGGACGCCCGGGCATCACGAGCTGCGCTGACGGGTGACACAACTACCGAGCATAGAAGGCGCGCGGGTCGAGGCCTCACGCACGCGCCGTTCAGCCGAGCACGACCAGCCAGATGGCGATGTAGTGACACAGCGCCGCGACCACCGTCGCCGCGTGGAAGAACTCGTGGTGCCCGAAGTCCGGCCAGGGGTTGGGCCACTTGGTCGCGTAGAGAACAGCCCCCACGCTGTAGATCACGCCACCGACCGCGAGCAGCACCAGCGGCGCCACACCCACGTTGTGCAGCAGCTCGGGGGCCACGGGCACGATCGCCCATCCCAGCAGCAGGTACAGCGGCACGCCCACCCAGGCGGGTGCGGTGGGCCACAACAGCTTCAACGCCACTCCGGCGAGAGCCCCCGCCCACACCACGACCAGCAGGATCTGCCCGGTTCGCCCGGGCAATCCGAGCAGCGCGAACGGCGTGTAACTGCCCGCGATGAACAGAAAGATCATCGAGTGGTCGGCCCGCTTCATCCGCACCCGCGTCCGCACGCTCGCCCAGGTGACCCGGTGATACACCGCGCTCACCCCGAACAGCGCGCACACCGAGATGCCGTAGAGCAGCGTCGACCACCCGGCCGTCGGCGACGTGAGGAACCCGAACACCACGAGCACCGTCACGGCGACAGCGGCGACCCCTACCGCCCAGGTATGGATCCAGCCACGAAAGCGTGGCTTGACCACCGTGGCGATCTCAGTCAGCACATCCTCCACGAAACCTCCCGAGCCAAAACCTACGGTACCGTAGGTTACCGTCCTCAGGCTACGGCAAACCCTGGGGAGGCGGGGGCACGAGGCGGTCCAGGCGTAGGGTGCGGCTGTGGAGTTTCTTGGTCGGGTGCGTGGATTGCCGTACCGCATCTACGAAGCCAGGCTGTCGCAGCAGCTGGCAGACAAGCAGCACCCTCGCCATGTCGCTGTCATGTGCGACGGCAATCGACGCTGGGCGCGCGAGAACGGGTTCACCGATGTGAGCCACGGCCATCGCGTCGGCGCCTTGAAGATCGCCGAGCTCGTCGGCTGGTGCTCGGACCAGGGCATCGAGATGGTCACCGTCTACCTGCTCTCCACCGAGAATCTGCGCCGCGACCCCGAAGAGCTGGAGACCCTGTTCGAGGTCATCACCGATGTCGTGGAGGAACTCTCCGCCCCGGAGCAGAACTGGAGCGTGCGGATCGTCGGGTCGCTCGCGGGTTTCCCCGAGCTGATCGCCAAGCGGCTGCGGGTGGCCGCCGAGCGCACGAGCGGGCGCGACGGCGTGCACGTGAACGTCGCGGTGGGCTACGGCGGACGCCAGGAGATCACCGACGCGGTGCGCTCACTGGTACGCCAGGAGATCGCCTCGGGCGAGTCGGGTGAGGACCTGGTGCAGTCGATCACGGTCGACGCGATCGGTCAGCACCTCTACACCTCCGGGCAGCCCGACCCGGATCTGGTGATCAGAACCTCTGGTGAGCAGCGACTTTCGGGTTTCCTGTTGTGGCAGAGCGCCTATTCGGAGATCTGGTTCACCGAGGCGTATTGGCCGGAGTTCCGGCGCGTCGACTTTCTGCGCGCGCTCAGGGATTACGCCGCGCGGCACCGCCGTTTCGGCGTGTGATGCCGTAACGGTCGCGTACTCTGCGGTCAGTGGAGCCCGAACAGCCTTCTTACATCAGCTATGAGGAATTCGGCAGGCGTTTCCTGGAATACGCCGTTTCCGAGCAGCGCATCGCCGACGCGTTCGGCCAACTCACCGGAGCCGCTTTCGATTTCGGGCCGATCGGGGTCGGTCCTGGCCGGCTGGCGAAGGTCACCGCGCAGGTGGAACTCGCGCAGCCACGAATCCTGCGTTTCGTCGACGCCTTCATCTCCTTCGAACTGACCATCCCGTTGCACGTGGATCTGGTCCTCGACCTGGCGGTCGACCGGTCGCGTTTCCGCGTCGACGGCACCGTGCACCTGCATCTCACCGCGCGCACGGCCGACCCGCTGCGGG
It includes:
- a CDS encoding adenylate/guanylate cyclase domain-containing protein, whose protein sequence is MNRLVRWALRSYWGLALVVITANMIGVAAIFLVSWAGGVFTRIGDDWSDAAVLILIYPVLAFTLGIGIALYDRRRYMRWLDDNRKPTPEEARVLIRLPAAITVRAIILWTPGVVLTVWLVDRFTDYHNIAVLLAGFALGGLEAAGAIYLILDRLIRPAVPIIAAVLGPTVHPSSTVLVRVLVTWAVSGALPGLIIIVVLSDTTTPASDRVRAAWLFSIVALGVGALATALLARSVATPMRTMYRALDRITRGELDVRVPVGSASEIGRLEHSVNELAATLREQMHTEDVFGRHVGSTVAERALSGSSDLTGDVRIVSALFVDVTGSVQLSAEMAPEDFVHKLNRLLATVVAATEDNGGLVNKFAGDAALCIFGAPSALQDNATPALRAARRIRDEVVATGELDVGIGVARGQVFAGDVGADTRLEFTVIGDAVNEAARLTTVAKEAPRRVLVSDAIWQAATPAERAKWKRYKDLRLRGIPGRTRTWTDISPGK
- the trhA gene encoding PAQR family membrane homeostasis protein TrhA translates to MLTEIATVVKPRFRGWIHTWAVGVAAVAVTVLVVFGFLTSPTAGWSTLLYGISVCALFGVSAVYHRVTWASVRTRVRMKRADHSMIFLFIAGSYTPFALLGLPGRTGQILLVVVWAGALAGVALKLLWPTAPAWVGVPLYLLLGWAIVPVAPELLHNVGVAPLVLLAVGGVIYSVGAVLYATKWPNPWPDFGHHEFFHAATVVAALCHYIAIWLVVLG
- a CDS encoding isoprenyl transferase, with protein sequence MEFLGRVRGLPYRIYEARLSQQLADKQHPRHVAVMCDGNRRWARENGFTDVSHGHRVGALKIAELVGWCSDQGIEMVTVYLLSTENLRRDPEELETLFEVITDVVEELSAPEQNWSVRIVGSLAGFPELIAKRLRVAAERTSGRDGVHVNVAVGYGGRQEITDAVRSLVRQEIASGESGEDLVQSITVDAIGQHLYTSGQPDPDLVIRTSGEQRLSGFLLWQSAYSEIWFTEAYWPEFRRVDFLRALRDYAARHRRFGV